The Ananas comosus cultivar F153 linkage group 22, ASM154086v1, whole genome shotgun sequence genome segment CAAAGATGTGAGTNTGCCCTATCATGTGGCAATTATAATGCGTAACAAATATATCGGTTGCCTATCTTACTTTATTACAAGGTAAATGccaaattacagaaaattctttgTCAATacccattttttcttttttccttctgtcatttaaaaatttatattttaccctcttgaaaaatgagaaatgttcacagggggtacactgtgacaaaatgaccaaaatgcctCTCACCATCTTCGTCTTCTCTCCCAACCTCGCTGAGCCATCGCCATTCGTCTTCCGCTCTTCGCGCCTCGCTCAATCGCAGCTTCGACTCCATTTTCTTCCACATGCTCGCTCGCTCTTCCTGTACTCGCGTTGCCCCCCATTGCGGCGACGATAGGAAGGAGATCGGAGTGGGCATGGATACAGAGGCGTGTGAGGGCGAGCGGTGGAGAAAGGCGAAGAGGATGTGGACGAGGGTGAGGGTGAGAgtgaggcagtggaggagggtgagGCGGCAAGGCGACGGCGAGGCGGAGGGAGGTgaagcaacagggaagaggATGGATGGGtatttttggttaaaaaaatattttttaacggaaccctaacggatcactaacggtaggggatgaagtgcacattttttattttacaagggggtaaagtgtaagtttttaaatgacaggaagggaaaagtgaaaattcgaattttgataggagagttttatataatttagcctaaggtaaacttcaaatgccacctCTGTAGTTTAGCgcttcttattttagtattatgtgatttaaagtgtatcaatttagaatcccgtggttttatttttttttcttttcggcAGTTCTTCCattaacattttgttaaattatatacaaaaaaaacttgagATACTCCATGTAGgcttattgaatattcactttagtacttttttattttaactttatcaatgatctaactaaaaaaaattagtggagggaataataaaaagaaaaaaaaaaagctcgggGTGCTAAATTGATGTATGTTAAAATACAAGGTACTACAatagaaagtgtgaaactacaagaataatatttgaagtttttttttttattctatatcaTGTCGTAGTAGTTTCAGATCAGATATTATGAGAGAGCATCAGACATTTATATATGACTAGTATATTGATATTAATAAGttaggtttggtggttgatacccgagacccaagttcgaatcttagttgattcatatttccagctaagtttatttctaaataaaataaacgaagcgagtgacgtgctacctatctctctcaaaaaaaaaagaaaagttaggtttaaatattttggatcgTTATTTGGACTAGATCATCACACACGGCAGGTATTCTGgattacaaatatattaaagTATGAGTATATTTTTGAGCCTACTTTAGTATCTTGATTAGTCTGAGTATCTCTAAGTGTGATTTTTAAAGAAATGTTATAGGTGGAGCCAACTGATTCGATCCGTGCCAAACTTTCCCACTTGGTAAAATTTACCCTATTTTTTTACTGAAATATATTTGTCAAAAAACTTTCACAcgcatattatattttaatattaagcatgaaacaaattaatttataattaatagctttttaatattatttgaatCGATGTGGTGTAAAATGTACAACAGTACATACGACATTTTTCTGCAAGAACTATCATTGCACTTGTTTGAAGGATTTGAGTGAGAGAGTAAATGTGGAGATGCCATGCACTTTTTACCTACCACTTTTGACCTACCATTATCATATAAACAATATTATCTTTTCAGTTTCACTTTGGTTTTCATAATTGAGTACAAACCAAACTAGTAATTTTTATTCTTCAAAATCACTTTTAGCTTCAACCGATTGTTCCTAGAGCAagcggcaaagggcttggtgattcgtactaggggtgtaaacgagccgaacacgagcgagttaGGGCTTGTTCGTGTTCACTGTGATTCGATCTCGAGtttatttcgagccgaacaagagctggctcataaaaaataaatttataaaatcttattcattagactttgatctaatagttgaaactttacatataaatgagtctttttataattaagctcggatttatatttttattttgctaaaaataaaataaaaaaaatatattatatataattatttatttatatataaaaatataaattaaataaattatataaatataaaatatatgtattcgagttgttatcgagccgaacgcgagcgAGTTGACtctagctcgtgtttggctcgtttattaaacgagccgaaaaattcggcTTGTTTGCTAAACAAACGATTCGATCTCAAACTcatttcgagtcgaacacgagcgggctcgcgaacagcgagctggattgccacccctagttgGTACCTGAAGtcacaagttcgaatcctagttgattcacatttccagttaagtttatttttaaatgaaataaacgaagcggatagcttgctacctatctctctctctctcaaaaaaaaaatcacttttagcTTGAATATTAGTGAGTTTCTTTAGTTTGGATCTACTCTACTTAGGAACCAAAGAAAAGCATGAGTTGATTGTTACTTGATCAGGGCTACTTAAATGGGCTTAGATGAGAATATCATTCTTTCAATGGGCCGTATCTAATCGGAACTTTtgaaaattccaaattttatcATCTAATCTTTACAATATATCTGTACCATTTTGattagttattttataatatgACGGAGTGTTTTGCTATTCGTTACTGAAAAAATCATATGTTTCAGTagattccctctctctctctttctctctctacacaaaCAGTAAAAACGAAGAAGCCCTTTCCCAGGAaaacgaaaaaatatatatatatatatatatatatatatatatattatatataaaacaaaaaggTAAAAAGGCCAAAACATGTAAACTGACATTTATAATAGGAATCGGCGCCGACTCCTATACAAACGCCGACATCTATACACAAATTCCTAGCCATCCGTGGTACATTGTATGTAGTCCAACTAGCAAATTAATACCAACACTTACCTAACCTACACAACACAAATAGTTACCGTTGTGTTACAAGGGCTTGTGATTATTGAGCTACAATTGAgtggatcttttttttttttttttttgggttggtaTATATGGATATGTACATTAGAATCAAGATGTGGTGACGAGGTGAATGAGTAGATGAGATCGACGGCTCAGATGACGCAAACTGGTCTACGAGAGAGGGGGAAGGGAGGATGTGATCTTTCAATGCTTCTCGGCGCAGATTAGTTGTTAATCCTCGCGATCATTGCGTTTTATAGAATGTAATGCAATCTCAAAGTGCGTAAATTGTTTATTGAACGAAGTTTGATAGCATGATCCATGAGTTTATCATTATCCATGAGTTTACTACTGACGAATGAAGTAATTATCTATGAGTTTGTAATTTActaatgtttaattttttcgTAAAATTTCAAGTTAATTTGACAAAGTTCAAACCTTTTTTGGCGGACCCAAACTGTTCGATGCAATTATTTAATTCTGTATAATTAAACATCATGAACACCCAATGTATTATCATCATTAACGCGCTAAGATTAgcaaaatcaaattcaacataCTATTATTATCTTCATATTCTTTGTATGCTACAACCAAAGTAAATACATTCCAAAGATAATGTGTCTTGCTTACGATGACGAAGGACACACTAATAAATTAAACATTAAAGGCCCGATCTTAGTCGTTCATCACTAATTCACATTATATCGTGGTTTGAAACCTCACTAATCATTCGTGTGATGATCTATCGTTCTTTCTATTTAAAGAGTGATAAATAATTGAGATTAagctttaaaatttattttgttagtaCGCACTGCACCTGAATTACTAATTGTCATGAGGCAGGTCACCTCACGACAGAACCCgcccgctgccgccgctgctgTTGCCGTTAGACTCTGAGACCAGCTCGACGAGAAAGTCGAATATGTCGgtggcggcgatggcggcggccaCGTCGTCCTTGTGGAGGGTCCGCCGCTTCCCGCGGACCGTGACGGCCCACGCCCGCCGCGTGAGCTCCTCGACGAAGAGCTCGCAGGCCTTGGAGAACACAATCGGCGCCTCGCCGGATATCATCCGCACCTCGTCCCCCGCCGCCGTCGACCCCGACGCCGACCGCTTCATTATCTTCTTTATCCTCGCGAGCGGCAGAGAGTGCGGGCCGGTCCGGGCGCCGATGCCGCCGGACAGCAAACCCGAGTACGCGCCCGCCTGCCGCATCGCGATCTCGCAAATTGTTACTGTTTGGTCTGAGAAAAAGTACACTACTTGTGTGCATGAAAGTGAATGATTTGGTGGTTAATTAATAGTAGAGAGAATGCCGGCCAAAAATGGATTGCAGGGCCGGcatgtaaataaattaatatcatGGAGTGGtgacaaaaaagaaagatatgaGTGGTTGAATAAGTTGTACATTACATGTGGATTTATTGATTGAagtacataaaaatatttatgggATTTGTTTTACTATAtgagattttatatatacatagaaaATTAAGTGGTTTGTAGGTTGTAATTGAAAAATAGAAAGGGTCATTCCCTAAGTTGCAAGTGTATAGTGTATGACAATAAATATGGTGCAAAATATTGGCTCtcaatgtttcttttttttgttttttttttttgttttttttttttNttttttttttttttggcgaatGTACCTGGTCTTGGCTTACCTACGTATCAAGCAGCTTCTCAAATAATACTCAACTCAAATACTTGAAACTAAACATTGTCTAAAGCCACATGGTGCAACAAAAGAGTCTTGTGGGCACACTAATATGCCAACAAATTGGccaattttggaaaaataatgaaatatagtatttatatatCAATGCTTACATTGGCAATGATCTAATGCCCACACAGCCAATTACCATGTACACTTTTTTgactctgatttttttttttctttttttaatgccTCTGATATTTGTGTAATGTAGCAATTCTTCATTGGTTCCATACAAACCATCCAACTGATAACACTGAGTTTTAGAGTTTTAGCTCCTGCACACTCTAAGATTACACAATCTCAAAGATTCTAAAATTGCACCTCAGAAAGGAACTGACAAAATGATTTTAACAAGAAAGGCAAAAAACCCAAAATTTGGAAAACTCTAAAcggtcgaaaaaaaaaaattcttcataATACCACAATGAGCTTTGCGAGCAGTTAATCTTATCAGCTTCCATGTGGCAAAAATAGCTTCAATCTTTCTTTTGACAGCGTCGGAGCAAGCAACTGCTTACGGTTTCCAGTGTAGTCTTCTAGTGCTTACGCCGAGAATAATGGTTATCGTTAGGGTTTCTTTTCCCGCCGTAAAGTGCAAGTGCTTGTCTCACGGGAGGCTTCAGTGGAGCCCTCCTTTCACCGGCGTGGGAAAATATATCATCCGCACCAAGAAATTCCAGATCCTGAAAGAACACAGAGACCGAATTAGTATAACATTATTTACATGCATCCATGTAGGCAGAACAAGAACAACTCATGGGGAGAAAATAACCTGCTTGCTCGATTTCTTTTTCGACTTAGGGTACAGAAGCTTGTGAGGGAGCTGATCTTCTCGCAGAATGAGGTTCTTGGTGATGGCTTCTCTTCCACCTTGAGGCAAGGGAAGGGAAAACTGGGCATAAAAGATAACAGTAATGAGAGGCTAGACAAAGCAAAatgaagaataaaataaatagcaaaTTCAGCTGAAAATACACTTCAGGATTGTGCAAGGTTGCGGCAGGTTTAGGTCAAAAATGAGAAAGGACAGGTATAAACCCAAAACCATTAACTTAGCAATAAGACCCACCTTTGTGATGTAGAAATGTAACTTCAACATGGTTATTGAAATACAAgatgtaagaaaaataaaagaaagagaaacagATTCATGCAAATTGAACATTAACAGACAAGCATTTGAAATACAAAATACAGGGCTTACTTTCGTCCCTCGAAGAATAAAACGTTGCTTACGTGCAGCCAAAACAATACCATTTTCGCCAACCGTAACAGATACTTTTCGTAGAGTTCCACCATTGCCACATTTAGGACAAAATATTCTCCCGATTTCTTGAGTCACTTTGTTGCAGGCATGACATTTTAGAACCCACCTACGGCACATAAATAACTCAATTAAGAAATCTTCTGGTACACTTGGAAAAAGGAATACGATTAGCAAAGGCAAAGATGAAACATGGTAGTTTTGATGTTGGTATACCTGTGCAATTGCCGAATCTGCATACCGCCCGGTGCTAATAATCGAAGACCAATTTGTAGAATAACATTTTGCATGGCGTAATCACTAGTCACACAAGCCACAGTTGAGTCGGATAGGGACCTCAGCATCCAGCTCTGCTCACTGCTACCATCATCCATCAAAGAAGTTGCAGTGCTCTCATCAGTCTGACTACTTATCTCGACGCCATCCAGTTCCTCATCACAGGTAATATTGTCATCTCCCTCACCAGCAGGATCCACATGGCCTAGTCCGCTCTCAACCACATTTAATTcattctcttcctcttcatcggaaatatttaacttttcaattttatcCTCCACCGGTACATCATGTTCAGCATGCCTCTCATCACAAGACTTTTCCTCTCGATTTTCACATTCGCCAAGCTCGCTAGTTTCCCGAGATGCTAACAATTCGCGCCTTGCCTTCCTTCTCAAGAACCTTCTATGCGTGCTCCGACTAACGGAAGGAAGCCAATCATTCGAGTTTTCAGTATCCTCCCCCTGAGAAGCATCTATTCCATCAGCCACCATCTTTTTACCCTCTATTTTGACCTCTTTTTTCGGAGCAGTGAACAGCCCAGGCCTACCCAAATTTCGATGCCCTCCATCATGTTCATCAGTGCTGGGAGCACTATTAGAAGCAGGAATAGCTTGATTGTTAAGATCCTTTAATGGGAGTATTCGAGAACCATGATTTTCCCCACCCTCCGATATCTGCTCAAGAGCTTCCCACTCTGCCAGATTAGGCACATTCGAACCCCAACCGGGCATATCAGCCTCAGCTAGATTTTTGACATTTACCACACGAAGTGGCGGAGGTTGTTCTCTTAAATGGCTAGTTCCATGAATCTGTGCTTCTAACATGTAAGCTAAAGCAATGATCTTAATATCCACATCAGAGAGGGTGTGCAGGTCTCCTGTCTCCCTCGCAAACTTAACCACTGTGAAAACGAACAGCATATATGTAAGTTGAACTGTTCCACAAGCTACGCATAATGGTAAAATAAACCACAAGCCCTCAATCAGTTAATCCAAAATCAGAACAAACCTTAAAtcataacaaataataaagataCAGAATATCAAAATCGGTATCAAACAccatttacaaaatttaatttttcgcTGCACAATCGCATCATGTGGCGTGAATAATCAGGAACTTAGGTTTCAGTCTTCAGATTACAGTACATAAGCAATATCGGAAAGCACAAACTTAACAAATTTGAAGTAAACTTTAAGTCCACATaacactaaagtgaaaaaaaatagacAAAAAAGCTACAATTTGACGCTATATAATGCCAATTACAGCTTAAGCAACAACAGCAATTCTCTAAATACCAAGATTTCAACCAACATGGTTATTGATGCTATAAATCAAAACCTAATACTTGATTCATGAAATCAAATACAGAACAGTATAAGTAATCAAACCTTGCAAAAAGCTAAACCACTGTAGTCTCTAATCACCAATTCGTAATTCTCACCTTTCTTGATGAACTCCGGGGACGGATCCATGGTCTCGATGGGGAAGGGCAAAAAGGAGAGCCTTTGGCGCGATACGGGGTCGCGCACCTCCTCCAACACCTCCGCCACCGAGACGAACTTGTCCGCGGATCCCGCGAGCTTGTCGCCATGGATGATCGCGTTCGCGtccaccaccgccaccgcgaTCCCCTTGCTCGAGTTGAAGCTCCCGAAGACGCGGCTCGGGACCGGCTCCTGGGGCTCCGTCGCGCGATTCCGCACAACCGCGCTCCAACATGGCGCCGTCGCCGTCTCCGCCGTCgccgtctccgccgccgccacctccatTGGAGATCGTGGTGATGTAGGAGCTCGTAGGAGGTTTAGGAGGGGCTAGGGTTTCTCGAGAGGTGGATGTGGAGGGGAAACGATGGATGCTCCGACGCTTTCGACCTAGTTAGGGTTTTTGTTTCACGAGTTGCCcccaaaaaatccaaaaactGGGCCGTAATTGGCCTCGGCCCAAAATGCTGGGCTCGTGAAATTAGGCCCACGTGCCCAGCACGTGACGCACGAATTAGGGTTGCGAGCGCTCGCTCCCTCCCGACcgttcaaaattcaaaaatctcaatttcaaaattcgaattccCTCCGCTCCACAACCCCAAAAACGTCCGTTAACGTAATAACGTTCACCACTAAACGCCGTCGCCCAAAACCACGCCGCCCCTCTCACctagaaattattgcctgctcCATGTGTATCCGTACGCCTCGATGCACCCAGGCAAATTTGATGataaatcattaaaaaaaaaagaattataatatGCACTatcttcaaatatattttaaattttaaaacctgTTACTAAAGTTAAAGGTATACAAATAGAAAGATGTCTTAATCtcataatttgcgaattataaGCCTTTTTAATATCTTATTACAGTTTCGATTTTAGGATGAGATGTATGAGAGATATACCTATACACCGGGTGCAGCTAATAATTTCTCCACTCTGACAGTAACCTAGCGCCGTTAACGACCGTTCTCTTCCCCGACCCTTCCTTTTATAAAACCCTAGCGTCTCCTCTCGCTTCTCCCCCATTCTCCATTTCACCTACACTCTCCGATCTCTCATCTCCGATCTTTGATCTCCGCCTCCTCAAAACCCTCACCGAGGGCTCGATCGGCGACGAGATGCGAGAGATCCTGCACATCCAGGGGGGGCAATGCGGGAACCAGATCGGGGCCAAGTTCTGGGAGGTGGTGTGCGCGGAGCACGGGATCGACGCGACGGGGAGGTACCAGGGCGACTCCGAGCTCCAGCTCGAGCGGATCAACGTGTACTACAACGAGGCGAGCTGCGGCCGCTTCGTGCCCCGCGCGGTGCTCATGGATCTGGAGCCCGGCACCATGGACAGCGTCCGATCCGGGACCTACGGCCAGATCTTCAGGCCCGACAACTTCGTCTTCGGCCAATCCGGGGCCGGGAACAACTGGGCTAAGGGGCACTACACCGAGGGTGCCGAGCTCATCGACTCCGTCCTCGACGTCGTGAGGAAGGAGGCCGAGAACTGTGACTGTTTGCAGGGTGAGATTTTTCCCccaattttctctctttctcttttttttctcttcattcATGCTTGTttgttgatttttctttttcttctctctctttgtatTGTTCATGTGAAAATTCCTCCCTCGGTCCCCAATCTATTTTTTGCAGGTTAATTTTTGTTCggattgaaattcaaaatttaaatttagatttaatttttcaaatttatagtTAGATTTTGATCTTGGGTTAgaatttcaagttttaattctatttttgatgtttcataAGTGACTGcacatttcatttcatttggGTGGTGCTTCTATATTTCAGGCCTAATGCTTATTTCTATAATTAGAGGGGATTCATTGTTCTCAATAAAGATCACTATTTGCCTTGTTACATGACCCTATTCCTCttcacattattattattctagttCCAACTTATTTGGTTTTCGTGAATTGTTGCTTAGTTTTTTCATTGCTAACTATTTGCTTGGCCTAAATTTTCAGGGTTCCAGGTTTGCCACTCTTTAGGCGGCGGAACGGGATCCGGCATGGGCACGCTGCTCATCTCGAAGATAAGGGAGGAGTACCCGGACCGCATGATGCTCACCTTCTCCGTCTTCCCCTCCCCGAAGGTCTCCGACACGGTCGTCGAGCCTTACAACGCCACGCTCTCCGTTCACCAGCTGGTCGAGAATGCTGACGAGTGCATGGTGCTCGACAATGAAGCCCTCTACGACATTTGCTTCCGCACTCTCAAGCTCACCACTCCTAGTTGTAAGCACATCTTCTGTTTACTTCGATGCTTTTAATCAAAGATTTAAGTTTCCATCAGTATGAGCCGTATCCATCGTATCATACTGTGTCAACTAGATATTGGCAAATTTTCAACACGCACCATGTTATACTGTGTTGGCAAATTTTCGGTACGACTCTGTGTcatggcacttaaattcttgcacTTAATGTTCATTGAACAACTCTAGTCAAGTAGCGGCTTTTTCGAAGCACTAGCGAATTCCGTAAATACTGATGATGCTTGTGTGAATGATGTGCATTTTCAGTTGGTGATCTTAATCACCTGATATCGGCGACGATGAGCGGGGTGACCTGCTGCCTCCGCTTCCCGGGCCAGCTGAACTCCGACCTCCGCAAGCTCGCCGTCAACCTCATCCCCTTCCCCCGCCTCCACTTCTTCATGGTGGGGTTCGCCCCGCTCACCTCCCGCGGGTCGCAGCAGTACCGGGCCCTCACCGTCCCTGAGCTGACCCAGCAGATGTGGGACGCCAAGAACATGATGTGCGCCGCCGACCCCCGCCACGGCCGCTACCTCACCGCCTCCGCCATGTTCCGCGGCAAGATGAGCACCAAGGAAGTGGACGAGCAGATGCTCAACGTCCAGAACAAGAACTCGTCCTACTTCGTGGAGTGGATCCCCAACAATGTCAAGTCCACCGTCTGCGACATCCCCCCGACGGGACTGAAGATGGCCTCGACGTTCATCGGGAACTCGACCTCGATCCAGGAGATGTTCCGCAGGGTCAGTGAGCAGTTCACGGCCATGTTCAGGCGAAAGGCCTTCTTGCATTGGTACACGGGCGAAGGGATGGACGAAATGGAGTTCACCGAGGCGGAGAGCAACATGAATGATCTGGTATCGGAATACCAGCAATACCAGGATGCGACCGCCGACGAGGAGGGCGAGTACGCGGACGAGGAGGAAGGTGATTACGAAGAGGCTTAATTTGCTCTCATTTGTTACAAACAAACTCTGCTTGTTTAGGATCCATGCTTGTTTCGAACatcttaaatttgttttttgcTTAAGACTAGTACTTGGCGAATTAGGCGTATTCCTTCCTTAACCGGCGCAAGCAATGTTTTGTTGCTTTCATAGTTTAGTTTGTGCTGGAGCTAACCTGTGCAACACATCTTCGAATTCGCCGAATGTAGTATTGCCGAGTCCTTTAGTTTGATTGTTGTTGGTAACTGTTGTGCTCTGAAGATCcttttcgaatttaaatttagttagcGTCGAATTAGTAGTATCTGCAAAGTTTAAATTGTGAACTGCAATCATCTGTATTCATCATGATCAAACCTTTAATTTTGGTGGGTTATCTTGTTTTGCTTTAGTTATTGTGCACTTTGTGATTTGTATACTCACATTGCAAAACCTGTTTGAACATGAATAGTGGAAT includes the following:
- the LOC109727317 gene encoding tubulin beta-2 chain; translation: MREILHIQGGQCGNQIGAKFWEVVCAEHGIDATGRYQGDSELQLERINVYYNEASCGRFVPRAVLMDLEPGTMDSVRSGTYGQIFRPDNFVFGQSGAGNNWAKGHYTEGAELIDSVLDVVRKEAENCDCLQGFQVCHSLGGGTGSGMGTLLISKIREEYPDRMMLTFSVFPSPKVSDTVVEPYNATLSVHQLVENADECMVLDNEALYDICFRTLKLTTPSFGDLNHLISATMSGVTCCLRFPGQLNSDLRKLAVNLIPFPRLHFFMVGFAPLTSRGSQQYRALTVPELTQQMWDAKNMMCAADPRHGRYLTASAMFRGKMSTKEVDEQMLNVQNKNSSYFVEWIPNNVKSTVCDIPPTGLKMASTFIGNSTSIQEMFRRVSEQFTAMFRRKAFLHWYTGEGMDEMEFTEAESNMNDLVSEYQQYQDATADEEGEYADEEEGDYEEA
- the LOC109727316 gene encoding RNA-binding protein NOB1 produces the protein MEVAAAETATAETATAPCWSAVVRNRATEPQEPVPSRVFGSFNSSKGIAVAVVDANAIIHGDKLAGSADKFVSVAEVLEEVRDPVSRQRLSFLPFPIETMDPSPEFIKKVVKFARETGDLHTLSDVDIKIIALAYMLEAQIHGTSHLREQPPPLRVVNVKNLAEADMPGWGSNVPNLAEWEALEQISEGGENHGSRILPLKDLNNQAIPASNSAPSTDEHDGGHRNLGRPGLFTAPKKEVKIEGKKMVADGIDASQGEDTENSNDWLPSVSRSTHRRFLRRKARRELLASRETSELGECENREEKSCDERHAEHDVPVEDKIEKLNISDEEEENELNVVESGLGHVDPAGEGDDNITCDEELDGVEISSQTDESTATSLMDDGSSEQSWMLRSLSDSTVACVTSDYAMQNVILQIGLRLLAPGGMQIRQLHRWVLKCHACNKVTQEIGRIFCPKCGNGGTLRKVSVTVGENGIVLAARKQRFILRGTKFSLPLPQGGREAITKNLILREDQLPHKLLYPKSKKKSSKQDLEFLGADDIFSHAGERRAPLKPPVRQALALYGGKRNPNDNHYSRRKH
- the LOC109727318 gene encoding nuclear transcription factor Y subunit C-2-like; this translates as MRQAGAYSGLLSGGIGARTGPHSLPLARIKKIMKRSASGSTAAGDEVRMISGEAPIVFSKACELFVEELTRRAWAVTVRGKRRTLHKDDVAAAIAATDIFDFLVELVSESNGNSSGGSGRVLS